The genomic stretch ACGCCGGGATGACCCGGATTTCCGTTCCGATTGTGGTTGATGGCGAGCACCTGGGTGCATTGGGTGGTTGCGGCGTCGTGGCCGAAGACGGCGAAGTGGACGGGTTTACCATCGGCATGATGAGTAATCTCTCCGAGGATGACATCAGCCAGACAATAGAAACGGTGTCCACGGTTTCTTACGAGAATATTCAGGAAATTCAGGACTACATAGAAAGTCGTCTGGCATCCCTGTCATAAGCAGACAGCCGGGATGTCCGGTCATGCTTTTCCCTCCTGTGCAGGGAAGGTCGGCCCGCCTGTGCGCCATGTCCGCTCGATAGATCGGGTATGCCGCATGGGCGGTTATCGCATGATTTTACAGCCTCCACACAGTCGTGTAGAGGCTGTTTTTTTGTATGGGTGCCAGAAATGACAAAGGTGGGGCATCATGGAGATCGTTGTTGGAGTTGAGTCGGATTACCAGGAAATCGTTGCTGTTTGGGAAGCATCTGTCCGGGCTACCCATGACTTCTTGGCTGAAGAGGATATTCAGTTTTTCAAGCCGCTGATTTTGAATGAATACCTTGCAGCCGTCACGCTCTATTGCGCTAAAAACGAAGATGGCACTATTCTCGGTTTCATTGGTGTGGCCGAGCACAATGTCGAGATGCTGTTCCTTGCTCCAGAGTCTCGTGGCAAAGGGATAGGTAGGGTGCTGTTGCAGTTTGCGATCAACAATCTCGGCGCGACAAAGGTTGACGTGAACGAGCAGAATCCTTCCGCTGTCGGCTTTTACGAACACATGGGCTTCAAGGTCGTAGGCCGTTCACCACTGGATGGAATGGGCAAGCCGTTCCCTCTCCTTCATATGGAACTGTAGCGACAACATCTGCGGCGATGGCAATTTGTTGGTGAGGGTTGCACTTGTTGCACATGATTGCCACTCTCTAATGGATTGGCTAGGGCCGATGCATGCAGATCAATGAATCCCCCCGCGAACGCCTGACACCTGTCCAATTTCGCCTGTTGCTCCAGGCGGCCTTCACGCTTTTCAATATCTATGTGGGAATCCGATTCGCGGCGTTCCTGTCATGGGCTCTTGGTAAATCGGAAGTATTCGTAGCCAAACCCGGTGCGGTCGAGGGTTTTCTGCCCATCAGTGCGCTGCTCGGATTGCGCCAGTGGCTGTCTACGGCGGAATGGGACCCTGTGCATCCGGCAGGGCTGACCATTTTTCTGGCAATCGTGACCATGGCCTTCCTGTTTCGTAAGGGATTCTGCGCCTATATCTGCCCGGTGGGATTCATCTCCAACCTCATCGACAGGGCGGGCCGCCGCCTGAAACTGTCCCGCGTCCCCCGGCCATGGGCAGACTATCCGCTGACCGGCATCAAATACCTCGGGGTGGGCTTTTTCAGCTACACGGTCTTCATCTCCATGGACCTTCGTTCGGTACAGTCCTTCCTGACAGGACCGTACAACATGGTGGCCGACGCCAAGATGATGGCCTTTTTTACCGACCCGTCCACCACATCGCTGATCGTCGTGACCGCCATCGTGCTCCTCAGTCTGGTCATTCGTAATGCGTGGTGTCGCTACCTGTGTCCGTATGGCGCACTACTCGGGCTGTTCTCCTGGCTCAGTCCGACTGCCGTGACGCGTGACGAAGAGCGGTGCATCGGGTGCGGCAAATGCACCAAAGGATGCCCCGGTGCCATCAAGGTGGAGGAAAAGAAGATCGTTCGCTCGCCGGAATGTATCGGCTGCATGGAATGCGTGGGCCACTGTCCTGTTGACGATTGCCTGACCGTGAAAGCCGCCGGACGATTCCGCGTTCACTGGCTGACCGTCGGCATCTGTTCGGTGGCCGTGCTGCTCCTTTTCTGGGGATGGGCCAAGCTGACAGGTCACTGGGACTCGGAAATGCCACCCTTCATGTTCAAGCGGATGTATTCCATGTTTCTCGGTGCTGTATAAGTGATTTACTGCTGGCCGCTTGCCGTCATTTTGAGACCGTTCGCCATGAAAGGTTGAGAAATAGTCATTTTTTATCTTGACTGTTTTGGTCGAAATTGTTTGTAAATCAATCGGCTGCACCGTATTGCGTCCGCGTTCATTGCGTCGAGGACGTAAACCGTGTATGCAGGCCGGACATAAACGAACCGGTTTGTAGCGGTTGGTAAACAGCCATATCCAAGGAGGATTGCTCAATGTACGTCGGTCTGAAAATGCTGCGCGACTTCGTCAAGGTCACCCCGAACACCCTGGTCAAGGACGCCCAGAAACAACTGGAGGACAGCAAACTCTGGATGCTTCTCGTGGTTGACGACAGCGGCAAACTGGTCGGCTACGTTCGCAAGGAGGATATCTCCGCGGCCCTGCCGAGCATCATGACCTCCCTGGAAAAACATGAACTGAACTATCTGATGAGCAAACTCACGGTGGAGAAAATCTACCGCACCGACATCAAGACCGTCACCCCGGAGACCGAAATCGAGGGCGCGGCGGACATGATGTATGAGATGAACCTGGCCGGACTGGCCGTGGTCGACAAGGAAGGAGAACTCATCGGATACATCAACCGAAGCGTCATGCTCGACGTCCTGTCCGAAGAGATGGGATACCGCGAGGGCGGCAGCCGCATTACCCTCGAGGTCGAAGATCGCTCAGGCGTTCTTTATGAAGTCGCAGGCGTTATTGCCAATATGAAGATGTCCATCATCTCTACTGGCACATTCTTTTATAACGGACGCCGCGTCGTGGTCGTCCGAATAGATACCGAAGACTCGTCTCCCGTGGCCGCCGCGCTGAAGGAACGAGGCTACAAATTGGTCGCTCCCGAAGATTTTCAGGGAGAATGGACCTAAGGGTCTGCTCACAACTCGATAGTGCAGGACCGGGGGCGGTGTTACAGGATTCACCCACCGGCCGTACAAACATCGTGAACATGGGGTAGGTTCTCAACCATAATTGCAGGATTATGGCCTATCTTGACGTCAGTGACGTGACACTCACCTTCAAAGGCATTGCTGCCCTCATGGGTGTGTCCTTCACCGTGGAGCAGGGAACTATTGCGTCCCTGATCGGCCCCAACGGCGCCGGTAAAACCTCCATGCTCAATTGTATCAGTGGTCGCTACATCCCCGACGGGGGCGCAGCCGGCCCGTGTTCCATCAAACTCGACGGCGAGTGTCTGCTCTCCATGCCCGCGCATAAACGCACGGAGCTGGGGCTTTCACGTACCTTCCAGAATATTGCCCTGTTCAAGGGGCTGTCCGTTCTCGACAACCTTATGGTCGGGCGGCACAGCCGGATGAACTACGGTATCCTTTCCTCGATCATGTATTGGGGCAAGGCCGTTCGGCATGAGGAAGCCCATCGCCGCCGTGTAGAAGATGTCATCGACTTTCTCAATCTTTCACCCTATCGGCACCAGCATGCGGGCCGCCTACCCTATGGCGTGCAGAAACGGGTGGAACTAGGACGCGCACTTGCCGCCGAACCCAAACTCATCCTCCTGGATGAGCCCATGGCCGGAATGAACCTCGAAGAAACCGAGGACATGGCCAGGTATATTCTCGACATATCCGAAGAATGGGGAGTCACCGTGCTCCTCGTTGAACACGACATGGGAGTTGTCATGGACATCTCCGACAAGGTCGTGGTCATCGATTTCGGTCAGAAAATTGCCGAGGGGTCGCCGGACGAAGTGCAGGCAAACAAGGACGTCATCGCCGCGTACCTAGGTACCGAAGAAGCGACGTTCACAGGGAGATAAAATAACAAGGCCCGGCTCCTGTTTCAGGAGACGAGACACATTTCAGACATACGGACGGACATATGGCATCTTATACAACAACGTTGCCCAGATTGCTCATCAGACAGGCCCACGAACGCGGCGACAAGCCCGCTATCCGTGAAAAGGAGTGGGGCGTCTGGCAGACGGTCAACTGGCGCGACAACCTCAGAATTACGGCGGAATTCGCCTGCGGCCTCAAGGAATTGGGGTTTGGCAAAGGCGACATCGTCATCCTCATCGGCGACAACCGGCCCGAATGGATATGGGCGGAACTCGCCATCCAGGCACTCGGCGGCATGGCCCTGGGGCTCTATCAGGACTCGCCCGCAGAAGAAATCGAATACATTTTTGCCCTCGCCAACTGCCGACTGGTAGTGGCCGAGGACCAGGAACAGGTGGATAAGATCCTCTCGTTCCGGGAGAACCTGCCTGCCCTTGAGCACATCGTTTACCATGATCCCAAGGGACTCGTCGCGTACGAAAAGTCGGTCGACGGACTCAAGGATTTCGATGCGGTTCGCCGCAAGGGACGCGAGGCACACTCCGAACCGGTGGAAGATTACAAGCGATGGGTCGGGGAGCTGAATCCCGACGACCCCACGTTGATCACCACCACATCCGGCACCACTGGCCGCCCCAAGCTGGCCATGCTGTCCCACGTCAACCTGCTTTCCATGGCGCACAACCTGGGCAAGGTGGACCCCAAGCACCCCACGGACGAGTTTGTCTCGTTCCT from Pseudodesulfovibrio profundus encodes the following:
- a CDS encoding GNAT family N-acetyltransferase; translation: MEIVVGVESDYQEIVAVWEASVRATHDFLAEEDIQFFKPLILNEYLAAVTLYCAKNEDGTILGFIGVAEHNVEMLFLAPESRGKGIGRVLLQFAINNLGATKVDVNEQNPSAVGFYEHMGFKVVGRSPLDGMGKPFPLLHMEL
- a CDS encoding 4Fe-4S binding protein, translating into MQINESPRERLTPVQFRLLLQAAFTLFNIYVGIRFAAFLSWALGKSEVFVAKPGAVEGFLPISALLGLRQWLSTAEWDPVHPAGLTIFLAIVTMAFLFRKGFCAYICPVGFISNLIDRAGRRLKLSRVPRPWADYPLTGIKYLGVGFFSYTVFISMDLRSVQSFLTGPYNMVADAKMMAFFTDPSTTSLIVVTAIVLLSLVIRNAWCRYLCPYGALLGLFSWLSPTAVTRDEERCIGCGKCTKGCPGAIKVEEKKIVRSPECIGCMECVGHCPVDDCLTVKAAGRFRVHWLTVGICSVAVLLLFWGWAKLTGHWDSEMPPFMFKRMYSMFLGAV
- a CDS encoding CBS domain-containing protein, translated to MYVGLKMLRDFVKVTPNTLVKDAQKQLEDSKLWMLLVVDDSGKLVGYVRKEDISAALPSIMTSLEKHELNYLMSKLTVEKIYRTDIKTVTPETEIEGAADMMYEMNLAGLAVVDKEGELIGYINRSVMLDVLSEEMGYREGGSRITLEVEDRSGVLYEVAGVIANMKMSIISTGTFFYNGRRVVVVRIDTEDSSPVAAALKERGYKLVAPEDFQGEWT
- a CDS encoding ABC transporter ATP-binding protein, coding for MAYLDVSDVTLTFKGIAALMGVSFTVEQGTIASLIGPNGAGKTSMLNCISGRYIPDGGAAGPCSIKLDGECLLSMPAHKRTELGLSRTFQNIALFKGLSVLDNLMVGRHSRMNYGILSSIMYWGKAVRHEEAHRRRVEDVIDFLNLSPYRHQHAGRLPYGVQKRVELGRALAAEPKLILLDEPMAGMNLEETEDMARYILDISEEWGVTVLLVEHDMGVVMDISDKVVVIDFGQKIAEGSPDEVQANKDVIAAYLGTEEATFTGR